A single region of the Schizosaccharomyces osmophilus chromosome 3, complete sequence genome encodes:
- the cnd2 gene encoding condensin complex non-SMC subunit Cnd2, producing MKRASLGGHTPVNLNSLNDDALEKKKAKQKSRKERELRRSSALQSITPRRESLGGPGYGSPFNSSYQVPVLSNFEEWIKLATDNKINSTNTWNFALIDYFHDMSLLREGEAINFQKASCTLDGCVKIYTSRIDSVATETGKLLSGLANDSKALGETEETNEIAEDEEGRKKRERKRANRSVNTLAKDFESLRAKRFELEGSFDPLFKKMCADFDEDGAKGLLMNHLSVDQHGKIVFDSSDAIIKDLEGKDDSKTENLKESVAGNPETENVDKGTHTDGISLEALGSIKKRYFIDIDQLTICPSLQGFEFDNKGNLDVSLLKSLSDEVNIIAPNSLLEEQAAMNGDVEFGSAPSDLDDDDNDNEQGHIVHALEDMAYGDENVDLSAKPSDEFEEPTNNLQGDTEAGETINLANYSVDNVSSINGIYEYFDKSIKKNWAGPEHWRIQALRKKSIFQPPGVDSSNVFEGVDNTRASTSLERRRRRETDNTIDFTKEVDLDSLLTPASGSLKLPKSHWKKHNRCLLPDDYQYDSRRLLQLFLKPKVSLMPFVSFNGETGVKRVFEGQDEADASAPIYPGGFDDDSDGGDMEEQGLHDFDGGSMQELRENSASPTPPSSAGFGENLLLNARLAKPDSINYAKRAKRVDVRVLKENIWKCLDLEENHTLEASKSNVESNNDEVPKEEEKEPVRTFSSAVSRLENLYGQKEFKDISTSFAFICLLHLANENALNLMSSEDFSDVYIQHDPGLTSLEELEKNM from the coding sequence ATGAAGCGCGCCAGTCTGGGAGGGCATACGCCTGTAAACttaaattcattaaatGATGATGCGttagagaaaaagaaggctaaacaaaaaagcagGAAGGAGCGTGAATTAAGACGAAGCTCAGCGCTTCAGTCAATTACTCCAAGAAGAGAATCTTTGGGCGGACCAGGCTATGGATCACCTTTTAATAGTTCTTATCAAGTTCCTGTTTTGTctaattttgaagaatggATCAAATTAGCTACCGATAACAAGATCAACTCGACAAACACATGGAACTTTGCACTCATTGATTATTTCCATGATATGTCCTTACTCCGAGAAGGTGAAGCTattaattttcaaaaagcgAGTTGCACTCTAGATGGATGTGTCAAAATATATACATCCCGAATTGATTCAGTTGCTACAGAAACAGGCAAACTACTTAGTGGTCTAGCAAACGACTCCAAGGCCTTAGGTGAAACTGAGGAAACTAACGAGATTgcagaagatgaagaaggaaggaagaagCGTGAACGAAAACGTGCCAACCGATCCGTCAATACGCTCGCTAAAGATTTCGAAAGCTTACGTGCTAAAAGATTTGAGTTGGAAGGATCTTTTGATcctttattcaaaaaaatgtGTGCAgattttgatgaagacGGTGCAAAAGGACTCTTAATGAACCATTTGTCTGTCGATCAACATGGTAAAATAGTGTTTGACTCTAGCGATGCCATTATCAAGGATTTAGAAGGAAAGGATGATTCAAAAACGGagaatttgaaagaaagtgTGGCAGGAAATCCAGAAACCGAAAATGTGGATAAGGGTACTCATACCGATGGTATTTCATTGGAAGCGCTGGGAAGTATTAAAAAGCGATATTTTATTGATATTGATCAACTTACGATTTGTCCTTCTTTACAGGGATTTGAGTTCGACAATAAAGGCAACTTGGATGTTTCATTGCTAAAATCTTTAAGCGATGAGGTGAATATAATTGCACCGAACTCATTGTTGGAAGAGCAAGCGGCTATGAACGGAGATGTTGAATTTGGCTCTGCGCCATCAGATttagatgatgatgataatGATAATGAACAAGGGCACATTGTTCATGCGCTTGAAGATATGGCTTATGGCGACGAAAACGTAGATTTGTCTGCGAAACCGTCAGATGAATTTGAGGAGCCAACCAACAATTTGCAAGGTGATACAGAGGCGGGCGAAACGATAAATCTAGCAAACTATTCAGTTGACAATGTATCATCCATCAATGGAATTTACGAATATTTCGACAAGTCAATAAAGAAGAACTGGGCAGGTCCCGAGCATTGGCGGATTCAAGCTCTtcgtaaaaaaagtatttttcaACCGCCGGGAGTGGATTCTTCCAATGTTTTTGAGGGCGTTGACAATACCCGAGCGTCGACTTCTCTAGAACGTAGGCGGCGTCGTGAAACGGATAATACAATAGATTTTACGAAGGAAGTTGATCTTGACTCTCTGCTTACTCCCGCTTCCGGTAGTCTAAAGCTTCCAAAATCACATTGGAAAAAACACAATCGTTGCTTATTGCCGGATGACTATCAATACGACTCTAGACGACTTTTACAGTTATTCCTTAAACCGAAAGTATCTCTTATGCCATTTGTATCCTTCAATGGAGAAACTGGTGTTAAAAGGGTTTTCGAAGGACAAGATGAAGCAGACGCGAGTGCCCCCATATACCCTGGGGGATTTGATGATGACAGCGATGGTGGAGACATGGAAGAACAAGGCTTGCACGATTTTGATGGAGGATCTATGCAAGAACTGCGAGAAAATTCAGCATCACCTACGCCACCTTCCTCCGCTGGCTTTGGAGAGAATTTATTATTGAATGCTCGCCTTGCCAAACCGGATAGCATTAATTATGCCAAACGAGCGAAAAGAGTGGACGTAAGGgtattgaaagaaaacatatGGAAATGTTTAGATCTTGAAGAGAACCATACGCTAGAAGCGTCGAAATCCAACGTTGAATCTAATAATGATGAAGTgccaaaggaagaagaaaaagaacctGTGCGtacattttcttcagctGTTTCCCGATTAGAAAACTTGTATGggcaaaaagaattcaaggATATCTCTACAAGCTTTGCATTTATTTGCTTGTTACACCTTGCCAATGAAAATGCTCTGAACTTGATGAGTAGCGAAGATTTTTCAGACGTATATATTCAACATGACCCTGGCTTGACTagtttggaagaattggaaaagaatatgtAA
- the yip3 gene encoding Rab GTPase binding involved in ER to Golgi vesicle transport Yip3 — protein sequence MSNYAFSKISENVQELVSSRSQYLSGFKSVGEFLDVRRVSRPENFGEVQSRVRFNLRRFSSNYLAIIAVLAIYCLLTNVLLSIVIGVGAAGVYGIRKHQGNEFHIGRHVYSKSNLYTTLGCVLFPLGLFASPIQTIFWLVGASAVCVLGHGALLEPPVESAFEAVEQQV from the exons ATGTCGAACTATGCCTTTTCTAAAATAAGCGAAAACGTTCAAGAGTTGGTGTCTTCCAGG TCGCAGTACTTGAGCGGATTCAAATCTGTGGGCGAATTCTTGGATGTTCGTCGCGTTTCAAGACCTGAAAATTTTGGAGAAGTACAATCAAGAGTTCGTTTCAACCTCCGACGATTCTCTTCGAATTATCTAGCCATTATTGCAGTCCTCGCCATTTACTGTCTTTTGACGAACGTTCTGTTATCTATAGTTATTGGTGTGGGCGCTGCAGGCGTGTATGGTATTCGCAAACACCAAGGCAATGAATTTCATATTGGAAGGCATGTTTATAGCAAGTCAAATTTATACACCACTTTGGGATGTGTATTATTTCCCCTTGGGCTTTTTGCGTCACCCATTCAAACTATCTTTTGGTTAGTTGGAGCATCTGCCGTCTGCGTCCTTGGCCATGGTGCTTTATTGGAACCACCTGTTGAATCTGCTTTTGAGGCTGTCGAGCAACAAGTATAA
- the rpt4 gene encoding 19S proteasome base subcomplex ATPase subunit Rpt4: MSEREVSLEKYKAALLQHREFDAKLKDLRFGIRDLVKKYDKTENDIRSLQSVGQIIGEVLKQLDPERFIVKASSGPRYVVGCRNNVDKSKLIQGVRVSLDMTTLTIMRFLPREVDPMVYNMSVESPGEVSFAGVGGLNEQIRELREVIELPLKSPELFHRVGINPPKGVLLYGPPGTGKTLLARAVAASLGVNFLKVVSSGIVDKYIGESARIIREMFGYAKEHEPCVIFMDEIDAIGGRRFSEGTSADREIQRTLMELLNQMDGFDYLGQTKIIMATNRPDTLDPALLRPGRLDRKIEIPLPNEVGRMEILKIHLEKVSKRGDLDYEAIVKLTDGTNGADLRNVVTEAGFLAIKEDRDYIIQSDLMSAARKVADLKKLEGTVDYQKL, translated from the exons ATGTCGGAAAGAGAAGTGTCTTTAGAGAAATATAAGGCAGCGCTGCTGCAACATCGAGAGTTTGATGCAAAACTAAAAGACCTGCGTTTTGGAATTCGTGATTTAGTCAAGAAATATGACAAGACCGAAAATGATATAAGGAGTTTGCAGTCTGTAGGTCAAATAATCGGCGAGGTCCTAAAGCAGCTTGATCCGGAGCGTTTTATCGTGAAGGCTAG TTCTGGTCCTCGCTATGTTGTTGGATGTAGAAATAATGTGGACAAATCCAAGTTAATTCAGGGTGTTCGTGTTTCCTTAGATATGACTACCTTAACAATTATGCGTTTTCTTCCCCGAGAAGTGGACCCAATGGTCTATAACATGTCTGTTGAGAGTCCTGGTGAGGTGTCGTTCGCAGGTGTGGGTGGTTTAAATGAACAAATTCGTGAATTGAGAGAAGTCATTGAACTTCCCTTGAAGAGTCCTGAACTGTTTCACCGTGTTGGTATTAATCCTCCAAAGGGTGTTTTGCTTTATGGTCCTCCTGGTACAGGGAAAACGCTTTTAGCTCGTGCTGTTGCAGCTTCTTTGGGAGTTAATTTCTTGAAGGTTGTCTCCAGTGGTATTGTAGATAAGTATATCGGTGAATCTGCTCGTATTATTCGTGAAATGTTTGGTTATGCTAAAGAGCATGAGCCATGTGTTATCTTCATGGATGAAATTGACGCTATTGGTGGACGTAGATTTTCAGAAGGTACTTCTGCCGATCGTGAGATTCAACGTACGTTGATGGAATTACTAAACCAAATGGATGGTTTCGATTATTTGGGACAAACTAAAATTATTATGGCTACCAACCGTCCTGATACCCTTGACCCTGCTTTATTGCGTCCTGGTCGTCTTGATCGTAAAATCGAAATTCCTCTTCCCAATGAAGTTGGCCGTAtggaaattttgaaaattcatCTTGAAAAGGTGTCTAAGCGAGGCGATCTTGACTACGAAGCTATTGTTAAGCTTACCGATGGTACCAATGGTGCAGATTTACGAAACGTTGTGACTGAAGCCGGATTTTTAGCCATCAAGGAAGACCGGGATTACATTATACAGTCCGATTTAATGTCAGCAGCACGTAAGGTAGCTGATCTTAAGAAACTTGAAGGTACCGTTGATTATCAAAAACTTTAA
- the mug122 gene encoding PX/PXA domain protein yields MFMEWELSTAQKAFISLGNHPRYIGVSALFILLFYYLHASFGRVVYFTLGIFVGVGVLGLIQEDGNIVLNIKHPKVEGPAHYVPQRFPQHKLPKELEDPLLLLITKLTHHYIHGWYAQVSSDKAFVSEVENTIGYIMRNFYSYLRAQDSSYLIFEMLKNVLNTITFLLSDLNIFLSKKIPITEFAVRYPNSAVAKMLDKAANEQALRSQASAMVTKFCKPEDAACLPLHVLLREVLAMQVFKKITTHCAKPVFVNRCIILFFSPSKEKEECLGRNTYINRCLLNQTLKDSSPLSTLPMGGNLQTSSSYNSALFEAEIHIQYRSLEAKDVVFPIKDKKNLKFVITVHPLHSDIPPWIIYRTYTDFKTLYKDLRKEYQHAVGNPLTFPGWRSRTFNHFQQDLSVFLNGIVQNPKLSNDAVVRKFFCKSLTFQPLPDDVVDGMEKHSNSSLSSVSNKLIEVTKIVSGKSAHSKNSEDSSNTETSWNTKFEKSMLEDTDLTNMPSNDLSSMENDSQSFENKNEGKNDSSYSSESNPYKDDPSAFCIQEETLKEIIDSGFALFGELSCLNPKSWFLRRTTLSVMKSLLVYGPVDFSGIVEKMLKDHVFAKLSNPQLLGDFFTSLILNIWPEEKEKVQEHLRNLSRESASDDQKGASWNPTSENRDDDDLYLEEALKNSLFHSHSEFAVHQESDEQMRVQAQELFLKNEYADNASFLGPFTSEDSLRVLFDLLQESDLVEGFLAHVLSNALHSII; encoded by the coding sequence ATGTTCATGGAATGGGAATTATCGACGGCTCAAAAGGCGTTTATAAGCTTAGGGAATCATCCAAGATATATAGGAGTAtctgctttgtttattttgttattttattatcttCATGCTTCTTTTGGACGCGTTGTGTATTTTACACTAGGCATTTTTGTTGGCGTTGGTGTCCTGGGGTTGATCCAAGAAGATGGAAATATTGTCTTGAACATCAAACATCCGAAGGTAGAGGGTCCGGCTCATTATGTCCCTCAAAGATTTCCTCAGCACAAACTCCCAAAGGAGTTGGAAGACccccttcttcttctcatAACGAAACTTACACATCATTACATACACGGTTGGTATGCACAAGTGAGTAGTGATAAGGCGTTTGTTTCAGAGGTAGAGAACACCATTGGGTATATCATGAGaaacttttattcttaCTTGCGCGCTCAAGATTCCTCCTACCTGATTTTTGAGATGTTAAAAAACGTTTTGAATACGATTACGTTTTTGCTTTCCGacttgaatatttttttgagcaaaaaaatacCCATTACGGAATTTGCTGTTCGTTATCCCAACTCGGCGGTCGCAAAAATGCTAGACAAAGCAGCAAACGAACAAGCGTTACGCTCTCAGGCTTCTGCAATGGTAACAAAGTTCTGCAAACCAGAAGACGCCGCATGTCTTCCTTTACATGTTCTATTGCGGGAAGTTCTCGCTATGCaagtttttaaaaaaatcacaACGCATTGTGCTAAGCCAGTGTTTGTCAATCGTTGTatcatccttttcttttctccttcaaaggaaaaggaggAATGCTTAGGCAGGAATACGTACATAAATCGATGCCTATTAAACCAAACACTCAAAGACTCATCCCCCTTGTCAACCTTACCTATGGGTGGCAATCTTCAAACGTCTAGCTCATATAATAGTGCTCTCTTTGAAGCAGAAATCCATATTCAATATCGCTCGCTTGAGGCTAAAGATGTTGTTTTTCCgataaaagataaaaagaatctaAAATTTGTTATAACGGTACATCCTTTGCATTCGGATATCCCTCCTTGGATTATCTATCGAACTTATACTGATTTCAAAACTCTGTATAAAGatttaagaaaagaatatcaGCATGCAGTTGGAAACCCGTTAACGTTTCCTGGATGGAGAAGCCGAACATTTAACCATTTCCAGCAGGATTTATCggtatttttgaatggaATAGTTCAAAATCCAAAGTTATCCAATGATGCTGTTGTCCGGAAGTTTTTTTGTAAGTCTTTGACTTTTCAACCTTTACCCGATGATGTGGTTGATGGGATGGAAAAGCATAgcaattcttctttatcttcTGTTTCAAATAAGCTTATAGAAGTCACAAAGATTGTAAGCGGAAAATCTGCgcattcaaaaaattcgGAAGACTCCTCGAATACGGAAACTAGTTGGAATACCAAATTCGAGAAAAGTATGCTGGAGGATACTGACTTGACCAATATGCCGTCTAATGATCTGTCATCTATGGAAAATGATAGTCaatcatttgaaaataaaaatgaaggaaaaaatgaTTCCAGTTATTCTTCTGAAAGCAATCCATATAAGGATGACCCTTCTGCGTTTTGTATTCAAGAGGAaactttaaaagaaattattgatAGTGGTTTTGCTCTTTTTGGTGAGCTTTCTTGCTTAAATCCTAAATCTTGGTTTCTTCGACGGACCACTTTATCTGTAATGAAGTCATTACTTGTGTATGGACCCGTAGACTTTTCTGGGATagtggaaaagatgttGAAAGATCACGTTTTTGCAAAGCTATCAAATCCGCAGCTGCTTGGTGACTTTTTTACTTCGTTAATTCTCAATATATGgcctgaagaaaaagaaaaagtacaGGAACATTTGAGAAATTTAAGCCGAGAAAGTGCCTCTGATGATCAGAAAGGTGCAAGCTGGAATCCTACTTCAGAAAATAGAGATGACGATGACTTATATTTGGAGGAAGCTTTAAAGAACAGTTTATTTCATAGCCATTCAGAATTTGCAGTACATCAAGAAAGTGACGAACAGATGCGGGTTCAAGCCCAAGAACTATTTCTTAAGAATGAATATGCTGACAATGCTTCATTTTTAGGACCCTTCACATCGGAAGATAGCCTACGAGTTTTGTTTGACTTGCTTCAAGAATCTGATTTAGTTGAGGGATTTTTGGCACATGTTCTCAGTAATGCGCTTCATAGCATTATTTAG
- the rpl1902 gene encoding 60S ribosomal protein L19, with the protein MANLTTQKRLASSVLKCGKRKVWMDPNELSEISNANSRQNIRKLVKDGLLIRKPNLMHSRFRIRKTHAAKRLGRHTGYGKRKGTAEARMPSAVVWMRRQRVLRRLLRKYRETGKIDKHLYHSLYLAAKGNTFKHKRALIEHIQRAKAEANRTKLLQEQQDARRTRSKAARLRRAKVVGEKREQAYTAADQIEE; encoded by the coding sequence ATGGCAAATCTCACTACGCAGAAGCGCCTTGCTTCTTCCGTTTTAAAATGCGGTAAGCGTAAGGTTTGGATGGATCCCAATGAGCTCAGTGAAATTAGCAACGCCAACAGCCGCCAAAACATTCGCAAGTTGGTCAAGGACGGTTTGCTCATCCGCAAGCCCAACTTGATGCACTCTCGCTTCCGTATCCGCAAGACTCATGCCGCCAAGCGTCTTGGCCGTCACACCGGTTACGGTAAGCGTAAGGGTACTGCCGAGGCTCGTATGCCCTCTGCTGTCGTCTGGATGCGTCGTCAACGTGTCTTGCGCCGTCTCCTCCGTAAGTACCGTGAAACTGGTAAGATCGACAAGCACCTTTACCACAGCCTTTATTTGGCTGCTAAGGGTAACACCTTCAAGCACAAGCGTGCTTTGATTGAGCACATCCAACGTGCTAAGGCCGAAGCCAACCGTACCAAGTTACTTCAAGAGCAACAAGATGCTCGCCGTACTCGTTCCAAGGCTGCTCGTCTCCGTAGAGCTAAGGTTGTCGGAGAGAAGCGTGAGCAAGCTTACACCGCTGCTGACCAAATCGAGGAGTAG
- the laf2 gene encoding Clr6 associated factor 2, Laf2, whose protein sequence is MHILKGQESSTGNGNDCILITPPLSPPKSKALTFHSNGIRDGSSLRKQNLCACMKGIVYEVYKSQPKLWLQQERIWLRKEHVKPIAKVRRQGFVGRRGNRIVSSVIEAETSSSKNTSREPSPSNSGPGTRNSELPTPEASVSPVETRGRKSTRGSGQYNGMDVANIPFEALPDFCPDMSVLDKRSHPRPLRAEWKGPPLDLSNDPHYHLLHPAEVHLASTLRLPCAVYLDNKRRIFAEWNYRKQQGLGFRKTDAQRASRVDVNKASRLWKAFHEEGFFDE, encoded by the coding sequence ATGcatattttgaaaggaCAAGAGAGTTCAACTGGAAATGGAAACGATTGCATTCTTATAACACCTCCTCTTTCACCTCCCAAGTCAAAAGCATTGACCTTTCACTCGAACGGCATTCGAGATGGTTCTTCTTTAAGAAAGCAAAACCTGTGCGCTTGTATGAAGGGGATTGTTTATGAAGTCTACAAAAGCCAACCAAAACTTTGGCTTCAGCAAGAAAGGATATGGCTTCGCAAAGAACATGTAAAGCCAATTGCAAAAGTGCGTCGTCAAGGTTTTGTTGGACGTCGTGGAAATCGCATTGTCTCTTCTGTGATAGAAGCGGAGACTTCGTCGTCAAAGAATACCTCTCGCGAACCTTCACCATCCAATAGTGGACCAGGCACTCGCAATTCAGAACTGCCAACCCCAGAAGCTTCTGTTTCTCCGGTCGAAACAAGGGGAAGGAAGTCAACACGCGGGTCAGGCCAGTACAATGGCATGGACGTTGCAAATATCCCATTCGAAGCCCTGCCTGATTTTTGTCCCGACATGTCTGTGCTCGATAAACGGTCCCATCCTCGTCCTCTGCGTGCTGAATGGAAGGGTCCTCCTCTAGACCTTTCGAATGACCCTCATTACCATCTTTTACATCCTGCTGAAGTCCATTTGGCTTCTACCCTTCGTTTACCCTGTGCAGTGTATCTGGACAATAAACGACGCATTTTTGCCGAATGGAATTATCGAAAACAACAGGGGCTGGGTTTTCGGAAAACAGATGCACAGCGTGCTAGCCGTGTAGATGTCAACAAGGCTAGTCGATTATGGAAAGCTTTTCATGAAGAAGgtttttttgatgaataa
- the ubp16 gene encoding ubiquitin C-terminal hydrolase Ubp16, translated as MSLAMLNGSVNLAVKHSLDDLLGNPVRFRAASVSTSSTPEGPYVPLNAPKNEKAGDFPGSKDSEKNSSSNKPLSVSVPSAERKKPSGTRGEGADDFVDEDPSFIPPARILYPEEKIALNWQSVLQNAPGLVNLGNTCFMNSVLQMMTHTPPLAQYLLSAQHSMACRLNSCVLCKMEQQVARAFPNKGAKRASAFKPSGIQGMLKVIASHFRPYRQEDAHEFMRCLVDAWQKSCLQNYKNLDHPSRETSVVHRIFGGYLRQQILCSVCKKPSNTYQALLDLSIEAKDASMLDCLKQFVQAEKLIKQNRYRCSNCKKLVDATKTMTVYRAPNILTIHFKRFTFNGYNATKIGKHISYPERFDLAPYMSDPSRSCRYELIGVLVHAGGSTRSGHYYSFCKSSNGMWLKFDDEFVSNSSIDRVLNQQAYILQYRRITESSSGKRKTGDAGISAQSNNQKKKKKKSVSF; from the coding sequence ATGTCGTTGGCAATGCTGAATGGCTCAGTGAATCTTGCTGTAAAGCATTCCCTTGACGATCTCTTGGGTAACCCAGTTCGCTTTCGTGCCGCTTCTGTCAGTACTAGCTCTACACCTGAAGGGCCCTATGTTCCTTTGAATGCACCCAAGAACGAAAAGGCGGGTGATTTTCCAGGATCTAAAGATtctgaaaagaattcatcATCCAACAAGCCCTTGTCCGTCAGCGTTCCTTCCGCTGAGCGTAAAAAACCTTCTGGTACCCGTGGCGAAGGTGCGGACGATTTTGTTGACGAAGACCCGTCTTTCATTCCCCCTGCTCGCATTCTATATCCTGAGGAAAAGATTGCTTTGAACTGGCAATCAGTTCTCCAAAATGCACCAGGTCTTGTCAACCTCGGCAACACTTGCTTTATGAATTCCGTTTTACAAATGATGACCCATACCCCTCCTTTGGCACAATATTTACTTTCTGCTCAGCATTCCATGGCCTGTCGATTAAATTCTTGTGTCTTGTGTAAAATGGAACAGCAAGTTGCTCGTGCCTTTCCTAACAAAGGTGCCAAGCGCGCTTCTGCATTCAAACCATCAGGTATTCAGGGCATGCTGAAAGTAATAGCAAGCCATTTTCGCCCTTACCGCCAAGAAGACGCACACGAATTTATGCGTTGTTTAGTAGATGCTTGGCAAAAGTCTTGTCTTCAAAATTACAAGAATTTAGATCATCCTAGTCGAGAAACTTCCGTCGTCCACCGTATCTTTGGTGGATACCTTCGCCAGCAAATCCTTTGTTCTGTTTGTAAGAAGCCTTCCAATACTTATCAGGCATTGCTCGATCTGTCTatagaagcaaaagatgCATCGATGCTGGATTGCTTAAAACAATTCGTCCAAGCTGAAAAATTAATCAAGCAAAATCGCTATCGCTGTAGCAACTGCAAGAAGTTAGTGGATGCAACAAAAACCATGACTGTTTATCGCGCTCCTAATATTCTTACCATTCATTTTAAGCGTTTTACCTTCAACGGCTATAATGCTACCAAAATCGGTAAGCATATTTCCTATCCTGAGCGATTCGATCTTGCCCCTTATATGTCAGATCCTTCTCGCTCTTGTCGGTACGAACTGATTGGCGTCTTAGTCCACGCAGGTGGAAGCACTCGAAGTGGCCATTACTATTCTTTCTGCAAAAGTAGTAATGGTATGTGGCTCAAGTTTGACGATGAGTTTGTCTCAAATTCTAGCATCGATCGGGTATTGAATCAACAGGCCTATATTTTGCAATACAGACGTATTACGGAATCTTCTTCCGGTAAGAGAAAAACTGGTGATGCAGGCATCTCTGCACAATCCAACaatcagaaaaagaaaaagaaaaagagtgtGTCTTTTTAA
- the ctl1 gene encoding choline transporter-like, implicated in autophagy Ctl1, giving the protein MFSDYASRFLAQSRFSSAGQQHSGFRTSNSQLDVTGPSLPRSIENDHDFLRTNEASSAGTSGLHSLLNSESINWQLREEEQSDRSEILSNSDSRDKRFMYMSNGVVESSAQPESESNLSPSGSDEFMELPNERFMKTERKIPDKKWGILFGCLCLAMFTYSILTIWRTNPDSPPLTSAYATIQRAFPLFQKDAAVCMFLAVAWLFFLVAVPQFLVFLLAAAPISMFAFSIYLFNASRIHLENSVQSSVMRVTAVILLLFTTICSTYIWRHWSRFETSFNIVKLACRVISDIPQIVLVFISFLVSFYILIFIWVRLFARLFLRGSSFVGSVWVLPKSSWILASFYAFHFLWLCVFLNSLQCAILSSIVSQWFFYRNTRMTATKTNLVSHFFSDVLSNHYGLCSLSSLLTITTKIPLHFLPRWLRHTFHLVYYMFTSISASYVASPLALAYASIYSIPYMNASKALSQIEQLNRVNLRRHCYYLSKYTLLVARTVLAVGVGITAWNFSIHSNGIFYGYLVGLLGGFLAWLFIGVIEGGLSMLVDALLICSIIDISSCQGDPNGSHCYEAWQLFESNGL; this is encoded by the exons ATGTTTAGTGATT ATGCTTCACGTTTTCTTGCACAATCTAGATTTTCTTCAGCCGGTCAACAACATTCTGGCTTTAGAACATCGAATTCACAGCTAGACGTAACCGGGCCTTCGCTACCAAGGTCAATTGAGAATGATCATGATTTCTTAAGGACTAATGAAGCCTCTTCTGCTGGAACGAGTGGATTACATTCTCTCTTAAACTCAGAATCAATAAATTGGCAATTGAGAGAAGAGGAGCAGTCCGATAGGTCCGagattctttcaaataGTGATTCAAGAGACAAAAGGTTCATGTACATGTCAAATGGTGTTGTGGAGTCGTCTGCACAACCAGAAAGTGAGTCGAATTTGTCCCCCAGTGGGAGCGACGAATTTATGGAATTGCCAAATGAGCGATTTATGAAAACTGAGAGAAAAATACCAGATAAAAAATGGGGCATCTTATTTGGCTGTCTTTGCCTTGCTATGTTCACCTATAGTATCCTTACTATATGGCGAACGAATCCTGATTCTCCTCCACTGACATCTGCATATGCCACTATTCAAAGAGCCTTTCCGCTCTTTCAAAAGGATGCCGCTGTTTGTATGTTCCTTGCTGTAGCATGGCTCTTTTTCTTAGTCGCAGTCCCCCAgttccttgtttttcttttagcCGCTGCACCTATTTCcatgtttgctttttctatttatttatttaacgCTTCAAGAATTCACTTGGAGAATTCCGTTCAGTCTAGTGTTATGCGAGTGACCGCtgtaattcttcttttattcacTACAATTTGTTCGACCTATATTTGGCGACATTGGAGTCGATTTGaaacttcttttaataTCGTTAAACTCGCATGCCGTGTGATTTCAGACATTCCCCAAATCGTGTTGGTATTCATAAGCTTCTTAGTTTCCTTTTacattttgatttttatatGGGTCCGTTTGTTTGCTCGGCTGTTTTTGCGTGGATCTTCATTCGTAGGTTCAGTTTGGgttttaccaaaaagttCGTGGATATTAGCTTCATTTTATgctttccattttctttggctTTGTGTGTTTCTGAACTCACTACAGTG TGCTATTTTATCATCGATCGTCTCACAATGGTTTTTCTATCGAAATACGAGAATGACCGCaaccaaaaccaatttggtttctcattttttttccgaTGTCCTTTCTAATCATTACGGATTGTGCTCactttcttccttgttAACCATTACCACTAAAATCCcccttcattttcttccgAGATGGTTGCGGCACACTTTTCATCTGGTATACTATATGTTTACTTCCATTTCGGCTTCTTACGTGGCTTCTCCTCTTGCACTTGCATATGCATCAATATATTCAATTCCGTATATGAATGCATCGAAAGCGCTTAGTCAAATTGAGCAGTTAAATCGGGTAAATTTACGTCGGCACTGCTATTACCTTTCGAAATACACGCTGCTTGTTGCTCGCACTGTGCTGGCCGTTGGAGTTGGTATTACAGCGTGGAATTTTTCAATCCACTCGAATGGAATTTTTTACGGATACCTGGTGGGACTTCTTGGTGGATTCTTAGCATGGCTATTTATAGGAGTGATTGAAGGAGGTCTGAGTATGCT GGTTGATGCCTTGTTAATATGTTCTATTATTGACATTTCCAGTTGTCAAGGCGACCCGAATGGTTCCCACTGTTACGAAGCTTGGCAGCTTTTCGAATCCAACGGATTGTAA